One Falsihalocynthiibacter arcticus DNA segment encodes these proteins:
- the xdhB gene encoding xanthine dehydrogenase molybdopterin binding subunit translates to MSAHTPLPHDAATLHVTGAARYVDDIPTPVGTLHLAFGLSTIACGKITSIDLTAVRAAEGVTDVLVAGDLPFTNDVSPSIHDEPLLAIGKVHYVGQPIFLVVAKTHLLARKAARLADITYAQTDALLTIDQALNADSRFEEGPRIYTNGNPLDALKSARHRVTGTIEMGGQEHFYLEGQAALAQPQDNGDMVVNSSTQHPTEIQHKVAEALGMPMHSVRVEIRRMGGGFGGKESQGNALAVACAIAAQRSGRPCKMRYDRDDDMIITGKRHDFRISYTVGFSDSGKIDAVDFLHLCRCGWAQDLSLPVADRAMLHADNAYFLPNVRIESHRLRTNTQSATAYRGFGGPQGVLGIERVLDHIAYSLGKDPLEVRRVNFYRDAPQDGVTKPTGQETPYRQKVIDCVINQLVDDLAESSDYKARRAAVDAWNSQNDILKKGLALTPVKFGISFTLTHLNQAGALVHIYQDGSVALNHGGTEMGQGLFQKVAQVAAQALGIPMERIRITATDTAKVPNTSATAASSGTDLNGMAVYAACRELRSRLAEFLAPDGSGVTFSEDKVWHNGTARDWCDVVKSAYENRISLSATGFYKTPEIKWDRIAGKGRPFYYFAYGAAVSEVVIDRLTGENRILRTDILHDAGSSINPAIDIGQIEGGFVQGAGWLTTEELVWNDQGRLLTHAPSTYKIPACSDRPDILNVALFDRPNPIETISRSKAVGEPPFMHGISVMMALSDAIAACGATYPSLNAPATAEGILAAINRVKV, encoded by the coding sequence ATGAGCGCCCACACCCCCCTTCCCCACGACGCCGCAACCCTGCACGTAACAGGGGCCGCGCGTTACGTGGACGATATCCCAACACCCGTTGGAACCCTCCACCTTGCCTTCGGCCTTTCCACGATTGCTTGCGGAAAAATCACATCCATCGACCTCACCGCAGTGCGGGCTGCCGAAGGCGTCACCGACGTCCTTGTGGCTGGGGATCTCCCGTTCACAAATGATGTCTCGCCCTCCATCCACGACGAGCCTTTGTTGGCGATCGGCAAAGTGCATTATGTTGGGCAACCGATTTTCCTCGTGGTCGCCAAAACCCATCTACTGGCCCGCAAGGCGGCGCGTTTGGCCGACATCACCTATGCACAAACCGACGCCCTACTCACCATCGACCAAGCCTTAAACGCGGACAGCCGCTTTGAGGAAGGCCCCCGCATTTATACCAACGGTAACCCACTTGATGCCCTCAAGTCCGCGCGCCACCGAGTGACCGGAACCATTGAAATGGGCGGCCAAGAGCATTTCTATCTCGAAGGCCAAGCCGCCCTTGCCCAGCCCCAAGACAACGGCGATATGGTGGTGAATTCCAGCACCCAACATCCAACCGAAATTCAACACAAAGTTGCCGAAGCCCTCGGCATGCCCATGCACAGCGTCCGCGTTGAAATTCGGCGTATGGGTGGCGGGTTTGGCGGCAAAGAGAGCCAAGGCAACGCTCTCGCTGTGGCCTGTGCCATTGCCGCTCAACGTTCTGGTCGGCCCTGCAAAATGCGCTATGATCGCGACGATGACATGATCATCACTGGAAAACGTCACGATTTCCGCATTTCCTATACCGTCGGATTTTCCGATAGCGGCAAAATCGACGCCGTTGATTTCCTGCATCTGTGCCGCTGTGGCTGGGCCCAAGACCTCAGTTTGCCCGTCGCTGACCGCGCTATGCTCCATGCCGACAACGCCTATTTCCTGCCGAATGTGCGTATTGAGAGTCACCGCCTGCGCACCAACACCCAATCCGCAACCGCCTATCGCGGCTTTGGCGGACCACAAGGGGTTTTGGGCATCGAACGCGTGCTCGACCACATCGCCTACAGCCTCGGCAAAGACCCCCTCGAGGTGCGGCGCGTGAACTTTTATCGCGATGCGCCCCAAGATGGAGTCACCAAACCCACGGGTCAAGAAACACCCTATCGCCAAAAAGTCATCGATTGTGTAATCAACCAACTTGTAGATGACCTTGCAGAATCGTCCGACTACAAGGCCCGTCGCGCCGCAGTTGACGCATGGAACTCCCAAAACGATATCCTCAAAAAGGGTCTCGCCCTCACGCCTGTAAAATTCGGCATTAGCTTCACCCTGACCCACCTCAACCAAGCGGGTGCCTTGGTGCATATCTATCAGGATGGTTCTGTTGCACTCAACCATGGTGGCACAGAAATGGGCCAAGGCCTGTTTCAGAAAGTCGCCCAAGTTGCTGCGCAAGCGTTGGGCATCCCCATGGAACGCATCCGTATCACCGCAACCGACACCGCCAAAGTGCCCAACACATCGGCCACCGCCGCAAGCTCGGGCACCGATCTGAATGGCATGGCCGTCTATGCGGCGTGTCGTGAATTACGAAGCCGTTTGGCGGAATTTTTGGCGCCCGATGGCTCTGGTGTCACCTTTAGTGAGGATAAAGTCTGGCACAACGGCACTGCCCGCGATTGGTGTGATGTTGTAAAATCCGCCTATGAAAACCGCATCAGCCTCTCGGCCACAGGCTTCTATAAAACCCCCGAAATCAAATGGGACCGCATCGCCGGCAAAGGCCGCCCCTTCTACTATTTCGCCTATGGGGCCGCCGTTTCCGAAGTTGTCATTGACCGTCTGACTGGTGAAAACCGCATCCTGCGCACCGACATCCTGCATGACGCGGGCAGTTCGATCAATCCAGCAATTGATATCGGCCAAATCGAAGGCGGCTTTGTGCAAGGTGCAGGCTGGCTCACTACCGAAGAATTGGTTTGGAACGACCAGGGCCGTTTGCTTACGCACGCGCCTTCGACCTATAAAATTCCCGCCTGTTCGGACCGTCCAGATATCCTCAATGTTGCCTTATTCGATCGACCAAATCCCATCGAAACGATCTCGCGCTCCAAGGCCGTGGGCGAACCGCCGTTCATGCACGGTATTTCGGTTATGATGGCCCTTTCCGATGCCATCGCAGCCTGTGGCGCGACCTATCCGTCGCTCAATGCGCCCGCCACGGCGGAAGGCATTTTGGCCGCGATCAATCGGGTAAAAGTATGA
- a CDS encoding ABC transporter ATP-binding protein — MTQDTLLSVNGLTKAYPGVTANSDVSFSIKAGEVHALLGENGAGKSTLVKMIYGLVRPDSGYMELSGAPYTPAEPRAARASGVAMVFQHFSLFNALSVAENIALGMENPPKQNVLSVRIREVSELYGLPLDPERIVGELSAGERQRVEIIRCLLQNPKILIMDEPTSVLTPQEVDILFETLRKLSSEGTSILYISHKLDEIRSLCDSATILRLGKVVDICNPREKTSRDLAEMMVGQTLHTPERVPHDFKDVVIEVRDLSMSAPTAFGTALKDVSLKVHAGEILGIGGVAGNGQDELLAAISGETSPGKGAVLVNGTEVQHMGPNARRKLAILTAPEERLGHAAAPDMSLIENALMTGAIREGLTNRGFIKWGAARSFAEKIIADFDVRTPGPNNAARALSGGNLQKFVVGREILQRPDVLVVNQPTWGVDAAAAADIRQALLDLAATGSALIVISQDLDELMEISDNFSALNEGRLSDPRPVQGLTVDEIGLMMGGAHGMEAAHV, encoded by the coding sequence ATGACACAAGACACACTCTTATCGGTCAACGGGCTGACCAAAGCCTATCCCGGGGTGACTGCCAACAGCGATGTCTCCTTTTCGATCAAAGCCGGTGAAGTGCATGCTTTGCTTGGGGAAAATGGCGCGGGGAAGTCAACCCTCGTGAAAATGATCTACGGGCTTGTGCGTCCTGATAGTGGCTATATGGAACTCTCGGGCGCGCCTTATACCCCCGCCGAACCCCGCGCCGCACGCGCTTCTGGCGTTGCGATGGTGTTTCAACATTTCTCGCTTTTCAACGCGCTTTCGGTGGCGGAAAATATCGCCTTAGGCATGGAAAACCCGCCCAAGCAAAACGTACTCAGCGTCCGCATCCGCGAAGTTTCCGAACTCTATGGTCTGCCGCTTGATCCTGAACGTATTGTCGGTGAACTCTCCGCGGGCGAGCGCCAGCGCGTAGAAATCATTCGCTGTCTTCTACAAAACCCGAAGATCCTGATCATGGATGAACCGACCTCGGTTTTAACCCCGCAAGAAGTCGATATCCTTTTCGAAACCCTGCGTAAACTCTCGTCCGAGGGCACGTCGATCCTATATATATCCCACAAGCTCGACGAAATTCGCAGCCTCTGTGATAGCGCCACGATCCTGCGCCTCGGCAAAGTCGTCGATATTTGTAATCCGCGCGAAAAAACCTCCCGCGATCTTGCGGAAATGATGGTGGGCCAAACCCTGCACACCCCCGAGCGCGTTCCCCACGACTTCAAAGACGTTGTAATCGAAGTGCGTGACTTGTCCATGAGTGCCCCCACCGCCTTTGGAACCGCCCTTAAGGATGTATCGCTCAAGGTACACGCGGGCGAAATTCTCGGGATTGGCGGCGTCGCAGGCAATGGCCAAGACGAATTACTCGCCGCGATTTCGGGCGAAACCAGCCCTGGCAAAGGCGCAGTTTTGGTCAACGGCACAGAAGTCCAACATATGGGGCCAAACGCACGCCGCAAGCTCGCCATTCTTACGGCCCCCGAGGAGCGCCTCGGCCACGCCGCTGCGCCCGACATGTCCCTCATTGAAAACGCACTCATGACAGGGGCCATTCGCGAAGGCCTGACCAATCGCGGCTTCATAAAATGGGGCGCGGCACGAAGTTTCGCCGAGAAAATCATCGCCGATTTCGATGTCCGCACGCCCGGCCCAAATAATGCCGCGCGCGCCCTTTCGGGTGGCAACCTCCAGAAATTTGTCGTGGGACGTGAAATCCTCCAACGTCCGGACGTGCTTGTTGTTAACCAACCCACATGGGGTGTTGACGCCGCCGCCGCCGCCGATATTCGCCAAGCTTTGCTTGATCTCGCAGCCACAGGCTCGGCGCTCATTGTCATCTCGCAAGACCTCGATGAGCTTATGGAAATCTCCGACAATTTCTCCGCACTCAACGAAGGCCGTCTCTCCGATCCACGCCCCGTACAGGGTCTGACGGTCGACGAAATCGGCTTAATGATGGGCGGCGCACACGGGATGGAGGCCGCCCATGTTTAA
- the xdhA gene encoding xanthine dehydrogenase small subunit: protein MGITFLLNGETVQLQEVAATQTLLDWLRETQQMTGTKEGCNEGDCGACSVMITDDKGARAQNACILFMPQLNGKAVRTVEGISAPDGALHPVQSAMVEHHGSQCGFCTPGFVVSLATAHVNGTTTHDETLAGNLCRCTGYAPIIRAAEASQSAPIPPHMIETPPAPTATHSGANWVQPTSSDDLAQWYLKNPDATLVGGATDIGLWVTKHLKTPEKIAFLGQVKDLQVGEESPSHLHFGAGVTITDFATAIRPHFAHFARMLARYGSTQVRNAATIGGNIANGSPIGDGPPALIALGASLHLRRGDEIRNIPLEDFFIDYGKQDRQEGEFVIGISIPKQPDTLRCYKLSKRFDQDISAVLGCFNIIQDGTTITDARIAFGGMAGTPKRASSVEAALIGQPWTRATIDTAMKAFAQDYTPMSDARASAAYRLETAQNMLLRAFLEGSGQAVDLHEVTA from the coding sequence ATGGGTATCACGTTTCTTCTCAACGGAGAAACTGTGCAGCTACAAGAGGTCGCGGCAACGCAGACATTGCTCGATTGGCTGCGCGAAACGCAACAGATGACTGGAACCAAGGAGGGCTGCAACGAAGGGGATTGCGGCGCGTGTTCCGTTATGATCACGGATGACAAAGGTGCCCGTGCGCAAAACGCGTGCATTCTCTTTATGCCCCAACTCAACGGTAAAGCCGTGCGCACCGTCGAGGGGATTTCCGCCCCCGACGGCGCCTTGCATCCTGTTCAATCCGCCATGGTCGAGCATCACGGCAGCCAATGCGGCTTTTGCACCCCCGGATTTGTGGTTTCCCTTGCAACAGCCCATGTCAACGGCACCACAACCCATGACGAAACGCTGGCGGGCAACCTCTGTCGCTGCACGGGCTACGCGCCGATCATTCGCGCCGCCGAAGCGTCGCAATCCGCGCCCATCCCGCCCCATATGATTGAAACGCCACCCGCCCCCACAGCCACCCATTCGGGCGCAAACTGGGTGCAACCCACCTCCAGCGATGATCTTGCGCAATGGTATCTGAAGAATCCTGATGCCACCCTTGTGGGCGGCGCAACGGATATCGGTCTTTGGGTGACAAAACACCTCAAGACACCCGAAAAAATTGCTTTCCTCGGCCAAGTTAAAGACCTTCAAGTAGGCGAAGAATCCCCCAGCCACCTCCACTTTGGTGCGGGCGTAACGATCACCGATTTCGCCACAGCTATCCGGCCGCATTTTGCACATTTTGCCCGCATGCTCGCGCGTTATGGCTCAACGCAGGTCCGCAATGCCGCAACCATCGGCGGCAATATCGCCAATGGTTCGCCCATCGGCGACGGCCCTCCCGCGCTGATCGCACTTGGTGCAAGCCTCCACCTGCGGCGCGGCGATGAAATCCGCAACATCCCGCTTGAGGACTTCTTTATCGACTATGGCAAACAGGATCGCCAAGAGGGTGAATTTGTCATCGGTATTTCGATCCCCAAACAGCCAGACACCCTTCGCTGCTACAAGCTGTCCAAGCGGTTTGATCAGGATATTTCCGCCGTTTTGGGCTGTTTCAATATCATACAGGATGGCACCACAATCACCGATGCACGCATCGCCTTTGGCGGCATGGCAGGCACCCCCAAGCGGGCGAGTTCCGTGGAAGCCGCGCTTATCGGCCAGCCTTGGACCCGCGCCACGATAGACACTGCAATGAAAGCTTTCGCCCAAGATTACACCCCAATGTCGGATGCCCGTGCAAGTGCGGCCTACCGTCTGGAAACCGCGCAAAACATGCTCCTGCGGGCCTTCCTTGAAGGCTCGGGCCAAGCCGTAGATCTACATGAGGTGACCGCATGA
- the xdhC gene encoding xanthine dehydrogenase accessory protein XdhC, which yields MSFDLETLTNLCHSHGPVARVVVVDVKGSAPREAGAEVFVWQDDQLGSIGGGALEFHAVNDARAALLHQPHPTLRRIPLGPDLGQCCGGSVTLVTEVFNAESLPQGRQFARPIADQAATTQPAKTGLSEGWLVEDVSQPKTPVWIWGAGHVGRALAATLAPLPQFAVTLIDTTQNRFPAPIANVAPLMAADLPTLVPYAPATARHLVMTYDHAIDLALCVALLKVPHRDIGLIGSATKWARFKRRLSTFGFETAQINGIACPIGDPSAGKHPQAIAVSVAAALLLDGQSKKHVPDSQKGAA from the coding sequence ATGAGTTTCGACCTCGAAACCCTCACCAACCTGTGCCACTCACACGGACCTGTTGCCCGTGTGGTTGTTGTTGATGTGAAAGGCTCCGCGCCGCGCGAAGCGGGGGCCGAAGTCTTTGTTTGGCAAGACGATCAACTCGGCAGCATTGGTGGCGGTGCGCTTGAATTCCACGCGGTAAACGATGCTCGCGCAGCCCTCCTCCACCAGCCCCACCCCACCCTGCGCCGCATTCCCCTTGGCCCCGATCTGGGTCAGTGTTGCGGCGGCTCCGTGACCCTCGTCACCGAAGTTTTCAACGCCGAATCCCTCCCCCAAGGTCGCCAATTCGCCCGCCCCATCGCCGACCAAGCCGCCACAACACAGCCGGCAAAAACTGGCCTAAGCGAAGGCTGGCTGGTTGAAGATGTCAGTCAGCCCAAAACGCCCGTCTGGATTTGGGGCGCAGGCCACGTTGGGCGCGCCCTTGCGGCAACCCTCGCGCCTTTACCCCAGTTCGCGGTCACCCTGATCGACACCACCCAGAACCGCTTTCCAGCCCCCATTGCCAATGTCGCGCCCCTCATGGCTGCCGACTTGCCAACGCTTGTGCCCTACGCCCCTGCGACCGCACGCCACTTGGTCATGACCTATGATCACGCGATTGATCTCGCCCTCTGCGTCGCGCTCCTAAAGGTCCCACATCGGGACATCGGCCTGATTGGTTCAGCCACGAAATGGGCCCGCTTCAAGCGCCGCCTTTCCACGTTCGGATTTGAAACTGCACAAATAAACGGCATTGCCTGCCCAATAGGCGATCCAAGCGCTGGCAAACATCCACAGGCCATTGCCGTATCGGTTGCCGCCGCGCTATTGCTGGATGGTCAAAGCAAAAAACACGTCCCAGATTCACAAAAAGGGGCGGCATGA
- the dnaE gene encoding DNA polymerase III subunit alpha — protein sequence MSEPQFIHLRLHSEYSLLEGAVPVKKLSGFCEQNNMPAVALTDTNSMFAALEFSVTASSYGIQPILGCQVDITYDPAAPGEKPRLPAPVVLLAQNEAGYENLMHLSSCLYIDSNGEVPQVSLDQLEQYGAGLICLTGGAEGAVGKLLQASQRPKAEALMARLAEIYDGRLYVELQRHPGEGGQTTEAEQATERGFVEMAYARDLPLVATNDVYFPKSDMYAAHDALICISEGAYVDQQQPRRKLTPQHYFKSQQEMITLFADLPEAIENTVEIAKRCAFKAALRDPILPKFADDEVVELRRQANEGLQARLAIIPHAVSLEAYQERLDFELGIIEGMGFPGYFLIVADFIHWAKEHDIPVGPGRGSGAGSLVAYALTITDLDPLRYSLLFERFLNPERVSMPDFDIDFCMDRREEVIRYVQQKYGRDKVGQIITFGALLSKAAIRDIGRVLQMPYGQVDRLSKLIPVEGVKPVSIAQALKDEPRLREEARTEEVVARLLDYAQQVEGLLRNASTHAAGVVIGDRPLDQLVPLYQDPRSDMPATQFNMKWVEQAGLVKFDFLGLKTLTVIQSALNLLKLRGIDVDIGTIPLDDELTYKLYASAKTVAVFQVESSGMMDALRRMKPNCIEDIVALVALYRPGPMENIPTYCEVKNGLKEIESVHPLIDHILEETQGIIVYQEQVMQIAQVMAGYSLGGADLLRRAMGKKIKEAMDAERPKFEKGAGENGVAKKKASEVFDLLEKFANYGFNKSHAAAYAVVSYQTAWLKANHPVEFMAGVMNCDLHLTDKLSVYAEEVRRGLDIEIIPPCVNRSLETFTVYEGKVVYALGGLKNVGADAMGLIVKAREPGPDGAGGKPFATLYDFARRADMKRVGKRPLEMLARAGAFDQLDPNRRRVFESLDVLVGYSAAIHEQRASNQVSLFGEAGDDLPEPRLSGVEDWNSDDRLSEENKAIGFYLSGHPLDDYMAPLKRKGVISLDEAREKAERTGAAICKVGVIVSGLQQRKSGRGTQFFRMNISDPTSQISGMAMFCKDFEATRAVLEKTSRVVMTIEAKFEDGQFDPIARSVTPIDGVVAEAGTKGLKVFIETVEAATSVASVLERALDDKANRNRGPISFCLLDPSLPGEVEMELGKEYPVSPQIKSALKSLGGVVTVEEFT from the coding sequence ATGTCAGAACCACAGTTTATTCACCTTCGCCTGCATTCGGAATACTCGCTCCTTGAGGGGGCGGTTCCCGTCAAGAAACTCTCGGGATTTTGCGAGCAAAATAACATGCCTGCGGTGGCGTTGACGGATACTAATTCGATGTTCGCCGCGCTTGAGTTTTCCGTCACCGCGAGCAGTTATGGCATCCAGCCGATTCTGGGGTGCCAGGTGGATATCACCTATGATCCCGCCGCTCCCGGAGAGAAACCGCGCCTGCCTGCTCCTGTGGTCTTGTTGGCGCAAAATGAGGCAGGTTACGAAAACCTGATGCATCTTTCGAGCTGTCTTTATATCGACAGCAATGGCGAAGTGCCGCAGGTTTCACTGGATCAACTGGAGCAATATGGCGCTGGGCTGATTTGTTTGACGGGGGGAGCTGAGGGGGCGGTTGGCAAGCTTTTACAAGCATCGCAACGCCCAAAAGCCGAGGCGCTCATGGCGCGCTTGGCGGAAATTTATGATGGCCGCCTTTATGTGGAGTTGCAGCGCCATCCCGGAGAGGGCGGCCAAACGACAGAGGCCGAACAAGCAACCGAACGCGGGTTTGTCGAGATGGCCTATGCGCGGGATTTGCCGCTGGTGGCGACCAATGACGTCTATTTTCCTAAATCCGACATGTACGCGGCGCATGATGCGCTTATTTGCATCTCTGAGGGGGCCTATGTTGACCAGCAACAACCGCGCCGCAAGCTAACACCGCAGCATTATTTTAAGTCGCAACAGGAGATGATCACCCTGTTTGCGGACCTTCCCGAGGCGATTGAAAATACCGTTGAAATTGCAAAACGCTGCGCCTTTAAGGCGGCGCTGCGCGATCCGATTTTGCCGAAATTCGCCGACGATGAGGTCGTGGAGTTGCGTCGTCAAGCGAATGAGGGCCTACAGGCACGGCTCGCGATTATTCCTCATGCTGTGAGTTTGGAAGCCTACCAAGAGCGGCTGGATTTTGAGTTGGGCATCATTGAGGGCATGGGGTTCCCTGGCTATTTTTTGATCGTTGCCGACTTCATCCACTGGGCCAAGGAGCATGACATTCCGGTGGGGCCGGGTCGTGGGTCTGGCGCGGGGTCGTTGGTGGCTTATGCGCTGACCATTACCGACCTTGATCCACTGCGCTACTCCCTTCTTTTTGAACGGTTTTTGAACCCAGAGCGGGTCTCGATGCCGGATTTCGATATCGATTTTTGCATGGACCGCCGCGAAGAGGTGATCCGCTATGTACAGCAAAAATATGGCCGCGATAAAGTTGGGCAAATCATCACCTTCGGGGCCCTTCTGAGTAAGGCCGCCATCCGCGATATCGGACGCGTTTTGCAGATGCCCTATGGGCAGGTCGATCGTCTGTCAAAACTGATCCCCGTGGAGGGGGTTAAGCCGGTTTCGATCGCTCAGGCCCTAAAGGACGAGCCGCGTTTGCGTGAAGAAGCGCGCACCGAAGAAGTTGTTGCGCGGCTGTTGGATTATGCCCAGCAAGTCGAGGGCCTATTGCGCAATGCGTCGACCCACGCGGCGGGTGTTGTGATCGGGGATCGCCCCCTTGATCAACTCGTTCCACTCTATCAAGATCCGCGTTCAGATATGCCCGCGACCCAGTTTAATATGAAATGGGTTGAGCAAGCCGGATTGGTGAAATTCGACTTTTTGGGCCTTAAAACTCTGACGGTCATTCAGTCCGCGCTCAACTTACTGAAACTTCGCGGAATTGACGTCGATATAGGCACGATTCCTTTGGACGATGAACTGACCTACAAGCTCTATGCCAGCGCGAAAACCGTCGCGGTTTTTCAGGTTGAGAGCTCGGGCATGATGGATGCGCTTCGGCGTATGAAGCCCAACTGTATTGAGGATATTGTGGCGCTTGTTGCGCTCTATCGGCCCGGTCCGATGGAAAATATTCCGACCTATTGTGAGGTCAAAAACGGCCTCAAAGAAATTGAATCCGTCCATCCGCTGATTGACCATATTCTCGAGGAAACTCAAGGAATTATCGTCTATCAGGAACAGGTGATGCAGATCGCTCAGGTCATGGCGGGCTACTCACTAGGGGGCGCGGATTTGCTGCGTCGTGCGATGGGTAAAAAGATCAAAGAGGCAATGGACGCCGAGCGGCCTAAATTCGAAAAAGGCGCGGGCGAGAACGGCGTTGCCAAGAAGAAGGCCAGCGAGGTTTTCGACCTTCTCGAGAAATTTGCCAACTATGGTTTCAATAAATCCCACGCAGCGGCCTATGCGGTTGTGTCCTATCAAACAGCGTGGCTAAAAGCGAACCATCCCGTCGAATTTATGGCCGGTGTGATGAACTGTGATTTGCACCTTACGGACAAGCTTTCGGTCTATGCCGAAGAGGTGCGGCGCGGGTTGGATATCGAAATTATCCCGCCCTGTGTGAACCGTTCGTTGGAGACGTTTACCGTTTACGAGGGTAAAGTTGTCTATGCGCTGGGCGGGTTGAAAAACGTCGGTGCGGATGCGATGGGGCTGATCGTGAAGGCCCGCGAGCCGGGACCAGACGGGGCGGGTGGGAAGCCATTTGCGACGCTCTATGATTTCGCACGTCGGGCCGACATGAAACGCGTCGGGAAACGCCCCCTTGAAATGCTTGCACGGGCAGGGGCGTTTGATCAGCTTGATCCCAATCGGCGGCGGGTTTTTGAAAGCCTTGATGTGTTGGTGGGCTACTCCGCCGCCATACACGAACAGCGCGCGTCAAATCAGGTTTCGCTCTTTGGCGAGGCGGGCGACGACTTGCCCGAACCGCGCCTTTCAGGAGTCGAAGATTGGAATTCGGACGATCGTTTATCTGAGGAAAATAAAGCGATTGGGTTCTATCTTTCGGGTCACCCGTTGGATGATTATATGGCGCCGCTTAAGCGCAAGGGCGTGATTTCCCTCGATGAAGCGCGGGAGAAAGCCGAGCGAACAGGCGCGGCAATTTGCAAAGTCGGAGTGATTGTTTCGGGTCTTCAGCAACGAAAATCCGGACGCGGCACTCAGTTTTTTCGGATGAATATTTCTGACCCAACAAGCCAGATCTCGGGCATGGCGATGTTTTGTAAAGATTTTGAGGCGACCCGCGCGGTTTTGGAGAAAACATCCCGCGTTGTGATGACCATTGAGGCGAAATTCGAGGACGGTCAGTTTGATCCCATCGCCCGTAGCGTGACCCCCATCGACGGGGTCGTCGCGGAGGCTGGCACCAAGGGTTTGAAGGTGTTTATCGAAACCGTGGAAGCGGCAACTTCGGTTGCGTCGGTTTTGGAGCGCGCGCTTGATGATAAAGCCAATCGCAATCGCGGACCGATCTCTTTTTGCTTGCTCGATCCGAGCCTTCCAGGGGAGGTTGAGATGGAGTTGGGCAAAGAATATCCTGTAAGCCCGCAGATCAAAAGCGCGCTCAAATCGCTGGGCGGTGTGGTGACGGTGGAAGAGTTTACATAG